A region of Kiritimatiellales bacterium DNA encodes the following proteins:
- a CDS encoding baseplate J/gp47 family protein, producing MTNTYTAIDLSKLPMPQFVAPLDYDSIYNESLAYLLSLDPTFNAIVESDPAIKVIRALAYRELILRQDINDQAKQCMLAYATGAHLDVAAGNLLIARLDGEDDEAFRERTASAPEGYSVAGPTGAYRFHAMSAHPNIRDVDIWNPKIGGRVNVSVLSKDGDGSTSGARITHPEGYLDGATLIAVTDVLADLQTGMKLTFENGAVFTLDADFPSGSTALTGVLEGTLVEGERAGILPFVMDALSAEDVRPLCDTVRVMSAAIVNYEIIAELTLYYGPDAMVVLQNALENLSAYKESIRRCGHDITRSGIFAALHQPGVQNVHIISPAEDIVINDGEAGFCTDVNVTVPRRDV from the coding sequence ATGACAAACACATATACAGCGATCGATTTAAGTAAGCTTCCGATGCCGCAGTTTGTCGCGCCGTTAGATTACGATTCCATTTATAATGAATCATTGGCCTATCTGCTTTCGCTTGATCCCACGTTTAATGCGATCGTTGAAAGCGATCCGGCAATAAAAGTCATTCGCGCGCTGGCATACCGTGAGTTGATTTTACGGCAGGATATAAACGATCAGGCGAAACAGTGCATGCTAGCGTATGCTACCGGCGCGCATTTGGATGTTGCTGCAGGAAATCTCCTGATTGCACGTTTGGACGGCGAAGACGATGAAGCGTTTCGTGAGCGCACGGCAAGTGCGCCTGAAGGCTATTCCGTTGCCGGCCCGACCGGAGCTTATCGTTTTCATGCGATGTCGGCACATCCGAATATAAGGGATGTCGATATTTGGAATCCGAAGATCGGCGGCCGCGTAAATGTTTCTGTGTTAAGCAAGGATGGTGACGGTTCTACTTCCGGCGCACGGATCACACACCCTGAAGGTTATTTAGACGGCGCAACATTAATCGCAGTCACGGATGTCCTGGCGGATTTACAAACAGGTATGAAGCTGACCTTTGAAAACGGCGCAGTATTTACTCTTGATGCTGATTTTCCGTCCGGCTCAACGGCATTAACCGGTGTGCTTGAAGGCACCCTCGTTGAGGGTGAGCGCGCCGGCATTCTTCCTTTTGTGATGGATGCGTTAAGCGCGGAGGATGTTCGCCCTCTTTGTGACACTGTAAGAGTGATGAGCGCAGCGATCGTAAATTATGAAATTATTGCGGAGCTAACACTTTATTACGGCCCAGACGCAATGGTCGTTTTACAGAACGCACTTGAGAACCTTTCAGCATATAAAGAGAGCATTCGCCGATGTGGCCATGACATTACGCGATCTGGAATTTTCGCCGCACTGCATCAGCCTGGTGTTCAAAACGTACATATTATTTCGCCAGCAGAGGATATTGTGATCAATGACGGCGAAGCCGGTTTTTGCACCGACGTAAACGTCACTGTACCGAGGAGAGATGTATGA
- a CDS encoding GPW/gp25 family protein yields MNGMDKRTGKRLSGLDHLRQSVEDILRTPVGSLVMMRDYGSELFSLIDAPQTVANRARMIAATAGALKKWEPRLQTTHVEISNVGGGGNTEPVHHASVLVVVTGYYTPTGEPVVLDGIKIQ; encoded by the coding sequence ATGAACGGAATGGATAAACGTACCGGCAAGCGTCTGAGCGGACTGGATCACCTGCGCCAGTCGGTTGAAGATATTCTCCGCACGCCGGTCGGTTCGCTCGTAATGATGCGTGATTATGGCAGCGAACTTTTTAGCCTGATTGATGCGCCGCAAACAGTGGCGAATCGCGCGCGTATGATTGCGGCTACAGCCGGCGCATTAAAAAAATGGGAGCCGCGCTTGCAAACAACGCATGTCGAGATCAGCAACGTCGGCGGCGGAGGCAATACGGAACCGGTTCACCACGCATCCGTTCTGGTAGTTGTGACAGGATACTACACGCCGACGGGAGAGCCTGTCGTTTTAGATGGAATAAAAATACAATGA